GAGTTCCAATCTATTCACATAAgtactttgaaaataataaagccaGAAAGTGACCTACCTTTTGAGTGAGCAGAGCTTGCACAACTTGGTTggctacctttaaaaaataaagaaaagagttGCCGTTTATAATAATGAGACTTTATATGCATGGACTCTAATTTATCAATAAGTTTCCCACAGCTTACTATAGCTAATTAgctcctcattttcctctttcctctagCTCCAGAGGACCTGATTCTTTTCATAATAAGCCTTTCCTTCTAGGTAATACTTCGCTTTTTCCAAAGGTGACCTTGTTGCTAATTAAGATGGTTAGGCTGGAAAGATCATTCATACCTTGACTCTCACATTTCCATATTTGGAAAAGTAATATCCTTTCATATGTAAAGTACTTTAAGAAGGCTAACAAATGATACAGTGTAAAACATGATCCTAATTATCTGTATACAGTTTCTACACTGCTGATTTACAATGTCCTTTGCCTCTCCTTCCTATTCTTTTGCTGTGTGACTATTTACTGCTTAAAATTACTTGCAATAGGGGTAGGTGGAATGGTGGAGAATAGGGACAACTCATTCTTTCCTATATGCTCTGGTTTCCttctccacattttcttttatgCCATCTTCTTGTCATTGTTACCTGTGATAGAGTCTGATAGTTGTTTACTCTATCCCCCACTTGCCCCTTCCTCCTAAGTCACAAACCCTGATTTTTTGGCTGGACACATCCAAATACATTTCTCTGACTCCCCTGTCACTGTGTGACAAACTTCTGGCCAATGAGTTATTAGCAGTCTATTTTCTTGGACTTAtaggcagtttcttataaaaatggggctcatccttctttcttttcctagcTGGGATATGAAAGTGATGGCTGGAGCTTCAGCAGCCACCTTGACAATGGAAGTCACATATTAAGTATTTTGGGGCAGAAAAATAGGATGAGCCTGGTCCTGATGATGCATGGAGCTGCACTGTCTATCTCTGAACTGgtatatgagagagaaataaaataggcACTGTTATGTTGAGTTTCTTCTAATATACAACCAAATATAATTGTCACTAATATATTACTAGAACCCTAATTTTCTTCAGGTATCAGGCAGCTTGTGACAGTAGAAGCTGGGTCCCTCTCAGCCCAAGGAGGTGAATCTTGATTAATCTAAACCAGTGTTGGTTATTCCAGTCCCTTTCAGCGACTGGCTTAGGAGTGGGCATGTGACACAATTCCAGTTAACGGCCATGTGAAAAACCAATAACATGTCCATGATATTTCAAGAATCTGCCATTTTCTCCAGATAACCATTCATCATTTCTACATGTATTTATACTAAGATTTCTTTTTCACCTGCAGGTTTCAAAACACTTCACAAAGAGTCACTAAACTTCACCACAACCTTGAAATTATGTACCCATATGGCTAATATTGATAAATTTACGGTAGATAGGTGAATTATGTGGGATTTTTTAGTCAATACATACATAAACTATAAACATTTAGTGTGATAACTGAAACTGACAGCATTAAAGACCGAGTCAGgatatttaaatatcttaaatatgaggtatttctgttcattcatttattcgaTATAAATTTGCAGAGTATCTATGATTGGGAtgtgttctttcatttcaaagAGAACATAGCTGGTAGGAGGTTGGCAAGAACACAATTATAAGTGTGATAATCGTGTAATCATGTAATCATATTGGCAATTCTCACATTCAACCGAAGGCTGAGGACCAcacttttatcttctctttctcttgataacaaatgtatttttgatgAGGCTAAACTGTGTGTGCTCATTTCTCTGTCTAGTATAGGGGAACAGATTAtggtaaaaatgttttcatgggGCTTAATTGTTTCTTAACTCAATATTGACAAAATAGCATATCCTTAATGACAGTGGGCCACCAGTAAGCctcactgaaaattaaaatacaggctGCAATCAACTTGTGGTTAGCAGACATTTACACCACAAGCAGTAAATGACTAGAATCAGATTACCTATAATTGGTTCATTGAACTGTGTGCCCAAGAAGGATTCTTTTCCCTATCAGAAtccttttcaaatttatattgttgacattaagtaaaaaagaaaggcCTTTCATTGAAACTAACTACAGTTTTGAAGAAAAAGTATTCTTAGGTATTTTGCTTTTTAGTCCAGCCCAAGTTAAAGAAGCATATCTAAGAACTATCATAGTCCAAAATAAATCGTATTTTCTGTAACTGGTGccattacttcttccttttttactttatttatacaTGATCACAATGGTGATAAATGTTATTCGGCCAGCACAAATTGACCAATAGCATAATCTTGAAAATCtttcagattttaaatgttcatttcaaTTTGTAACTGCGAATTTAAAGTCAAACTGTATGCCATCTATTTTAttcttgcaaattaaaaaaaaaaaaaactacagaagaATTGAACTATTCATGCTGCTTAAATCAGGAACAATGTACCAAACTTAATTTATAccataaataatttaattcttttggatagCAAACTTTGGATTTGATTTATATTCTCATAAAACTGCctaatatcaatattttcttttcttcctccgaACTGGTCCCTCACTTAAACCAGTCTGTGGCACAGTGGTCGCATAAAATAGTTCTCTACATGATTTAGCAGGAGTCATAAACGAATACCTTATCTGTAAGAGCCTGCAGGAGTAAATAGGTTATATCTTTGCAATCCAATATGTTTGCCCTATAGGCTTATAGACTCTATCTCTGATACAGTTCCTTTTGGCACGTACTTTGGACAATTGTTTGCTCTATCTGAAAACTGAACAAAGATATACGAATGCATTGTTTCTTTACCGACTGACATGGGGTTCTATTACCCAGAAGGGCTCACAGGTTCCTTGCAGAAAAGCAGGCAGGTGATACACACGCTTTCCTTGGTACTGTCTATAAAGATAGTTTCCTGGGTTTTGTTACTACTTGTAACAGCTCAGGTTCGCCGATGCATCAACAGAACGACTGTTTGGAGCTCGTGCCTGCAACCTCTAACAGGTTCACAAGATGATCCCTGGAATGGGCCCCGGCCCCCATCATAGCATCCTGCCCTTAGCACTCGGGTTGCAAAGAATCACACCCCGGCAGCCCCAGCTAATGAGAACAAATACCTTCTAGTGTCAGCTGACAGCTTTCctctccaaagaaagaaaaaagaccagcTGGGCTGGGCCATGGGGGCCTGAGACACACTGAGCAAAGGTGACGGTCCTTAAGCCCCTGGCTTGTTTGACAACCTCCCTTAGGCTCTTTGTGGAAACCTCCGTCTTTGCATTGAGGAGAGGAGCAGGGGTGTGGGCAGCGGGGGAGCAGGGCGGGAGGAACAGGGGTGCCAAGAAGAGCGGCCAGGgtcatctctcttttcctctccgtAAGAATTCTCTCAGACAAGCCAGCTCCTCTGACACTTGGCTCAGCTGTGACCCACAcacatctttgttcttcttccctGTCAGATGTAGAGGgatctggggaggtggggggagggcagagagaggagaatcAGGGCTGCAGAGTTGTCTGTTACTTTATTGCCAAACAGTCCCTGAGGCTGAATGAGTTTATTCCAGAGGGAGCCAGTTCTCACCACATCCTGAAGACAGTCGGGGACGGGGACGGGGTCCAGGGTGGGGCGCGTAAGGTACTCAGCAGACACCATGCTTAACTGTCCTGTCCTCCTGCGTGGTGGTCCTGCTCTCACCCTTTTATGTGCTGCTTTATCATGCCAAGCCACTGTCATGTCAGCAAGGTAATTTAAAAACCTGGTCGCTAAGGCACACCTTTTGGGAAATGTGCTTTGGAgaatttttctctgcttctgagCTTGGTTTATTGTAGGAAGGCAGCTGGGGGCGGGTGGGAGGAGCACTGGGGCAGAATCACaaaagagacctgggttcaaatactgCCTGTGTTGATCATTCACTGATAtgtatgggggtggggaagcaaacctgatttttctcatctgtcaagcAGGGGAACCGTCTGCCtctaaaattgtgaaaaaaagcATGAGATGATAGACAGCAACAGAGAAACCACCTTGGGCAGTACCTGATCAAAAGCAGTCACCCCAAAAATGTTAAATCTGAATCCAGTCATTCAAACTTCAGAAACTAAAACACATTTTCAGGTAAGCAGTTAAGGAAGGATGGTTTGAGAAGAAGGGCTTTTATTTGTAAAGggatgaagtgtgtgtgtgtgtgtgtgtgtgtaaaatgcatgtataaataaaaatcactaagCACCTATATTATTTATGTACTCcgtaaaaaaaaatcctgtaagaCCCTGGGAGAGGGGGAGATTTATATATGGGATTCCAGTGAAAACTAATTTGGAAATTAATTTCCTGCGGATaattcccattcattcatttagttattcaacaaatatgcatTAAGTGACCCAGTCTGGGTCAAGAATTGTGCTGGATCTTGGAGAGATAATGTTAACGAGAACATAGGTGCTGCCTGTGGTGATTAGCGTCTAGAGCAGGTACAAGAAGTAGATCATCTGTTGATTTTATGATCCATTCATGAAATGAACATGAAATGGACATCGGAAGCATGTGAGAGCCATAAGCAGGGTCatcttccttctacatttatcaAGATATTGATTTTAAAGATGACTTAGGTTACCAGATGTGGGCTGTACAATGACAATATCTGATAATGATTCCACAATCCAGTCTTGCCGTATAGCATAGgaaccagaaagaaaaggaagaactgtTTTTAACCTGCTTCTGCCTTTAGTTAGCCTTGgtttaaaagaaattctgatgcttttttctttttttctgaactacACCCAGAGGTCTGCTTTTCCCTGCCCTTGTGCTCTGAAGTGTAGAGCACGGAGAAGTCAGAGAAGAACTCAAATACTACGGCACCCTGGCTGCCTACGAACCCTGGTCAAACTCGGATGGCCTGATGGGGAGGCAGGTCCAACTTCTGTGTGCAAAAGCCTCGCCTGGGAAATTTGTTCAAATTGCCAATTTCCTCACCCTACATTCTGCTTAAGAGTAGCTGAGTGAGGTCAGAGAATCAAATTTTTAGCAATCGAGACACATATTTCTGATGCAGAAGGGGTTCAgaaacacactttgagaaacactgggatAGGGTGTATTTTTTGCTCAGACACTGTTAAGGAATtggaaataactcaatttccacATAGGTCCACGTGGCTCTTCTACCGTCACAACAAGTTTGGTGGAGCTTTCATCCTCTTACGGATGCTTTCTGAAAATGCCCTCTAAAGCACACATTCAGAGACATAAGGCTAGTGGTTCTTAATGTTGGCTGAATATTATAAGCCCCTggagtgctttaaaaaatttgaatactCAGGCTCCACTCTAGAGCAGAATCAGATCGGAATCTCTGAGGGTCGGCGGCAGCCAGTGGTTcctttaaagctccccaggttaAGTGCAATGTGCCAGTAAGAGTGAGAACCACTCACCTTTCTAGATCTCAGACTTCACTTGCTCCAGCTCTTTCTCCTAAAGATGCCCTTTCAGTTCTGCCCCCTTcaccgcccgcccgcccgcccacTGCTCCACCTGCCCTTTGGTGACTATGCTGTATATTCTCCCAGACCCAGCGTAGCCTGTTTCCTCTGTGAGTTTCCCTCGCCTCCTTCCTCTGGGATTAACCACCCCCTTCACTTCTCCTGCTAGGCTGGGGGTACCTTGAGATCCCAGGGCCTGGGCGAGGTTGATATCCCATAAAGGTTTGGAGGACACAGCTGAATCCATCTAAAAGCAAGGCAGCGGTTTGAGGAGACGGTATGTGTCATTATCTTCTCTACTTGAGAACAAGTTGGTCTTAAAGGAACTGGCCAAAGTGATGCTGAGAAAAAAGAGCGTTTCACTGCTTGCCAGCAAGCTGTCAAACAGCTGCACAAGGAAGCTAGATACAAACACGTAAACCTCcaacgccccccacccccgccaaaatCAAGACTGGtccttggttttgcttttgtattGCAAGGCAAGGAGATGAGGGGTTGGGTGGAAGTAGAAGTGGTGGTGAAGTGGcaatgtgtgtgcatgcatttgtGTGTGAGTATCTATGGATGTGTGTCTGTCCCTTCTGAATAAACACACCCTTTTATTAGAACACACAGAGGGCGTCTCCGACTCCCAAGTGCTTTCCCCAAATCCTCAATATGTTCTTCATTTCCCAGAAAATAACAATCAGTACAGAAGGGATTGAAGAACActtcaaatttacattttatccACCAGTGTATGTTCTATGAAACCCATTAGCAAGGAAATAACTTACATGAGGCCTTACCTTGTTAGTTTGTCTAATTAGTATAAAAAGCCTTGAAAAGAATTTCCAGTTGGCATTATTACTACATTCAACTAGCCCTTTGAGAGTGTTCTCTTACAATGCATGGAAATGGATTGTCGACCCTCATGCAATTAGTTACAAAACAACAGGCATGTGTAATCAGGGGCTGGGATTcatgaatacaaaatatttgtgCTGCTCAGAGGTGGTTCTTTATTGCAGATCACCTCTTTGGCAGCAGTTAACTTTTGCAATTAAGAACGGAGGGCCCAGGACCCGCAAGCAGCCCCACCTGGCGTCCCGCGACCCGCACACAGCCCCACCTGGCGTCCCGCCCGCCACCGTCGCTGGCCTGCAGCAGCATCTCCTCCAGCTCTCGCCTATGAAGGGGCTCAGGCTGGCCGACAAGGAGGACACTCCCTCGTCCCACAGCGGGACCCGCGTGCTGGCCAGCAAGACCGCGAGGAGGACCTGCCAGGAGCCCGGCGAGCCGAACCCTAAGCTATCTGCCCCCAGTGCGGAGGATGAACCACTTCTGAAAGAAAACCCCCGCCGCTCTGTCTTCTTTCCTATTGAATACCGTGATATTTGGCAGATGTGTAACCCCCGCCGCTCTGTCTTCTTTCCTATCGAATACCGTGATGTTTGGCAGATGTGTAACCCCCGCCGCTCTGTCTTCTTTCCTATTGAATACCGTGATATTTGGCAGATGTGTAACCCCCGCCGCTCTGTCTTCTTTCCTATTGAATACCGTGATATTTGGCAGATGTGTAACCCTCGCCGCTCTGTCATCTTTCCTATCGAATACCGTGATGTTTGGCAGATGTGTAAGAAAGCTGAGGCTTCCTTCTGGACGGCTGAGGAGGTGGACCTTTCCAAGGACATTCAGCACCGGGAAGCCCTGAAGCCTGAGGAGAGACATTTCACTTCGCATGTCCTGCCTTTCTCTGCAGCAAGTGATGGCGTAGTAAATGAAAACCTGGTGGAGCGGCTTAGCCAAGAAGCTCAGATGACAGAAGCCCGTTATTTCTATGGCTTCCAAATTGCCATGGAAAACATACATTCGGAAATGTATAGTCTCCTCAATGACACTTACATTAAAGAGTCCAAAGAAAGGGAATTTCTCTTCAACGCCATTGAGACAATGCCTTGCATAAAGAAGAAGGCAGATTGGGCCTTGCGCTGGATCGAGGACAAAGAGGCTACGTGTGGAGAACGTGTCGTAGCCTTTGCCGCAGTGGAAGGCATCTTCTTTTCTGGTTCTTTTGCATCGATATTCTGGCTCAAGAAATGAGGACTGATGCCCAGCCTCACATTTTCCAATGAACTTATTAGCAGAGACGAGGGTTTACACTGTGACTTTGCCTGCCTGATGTTCAAACACCTGCTACACAAACCTTCGGAGCAGAGAGTCAAAGAAATAATCGTCAGTGCAGTTAGGCTAGAACAGGAGCTCCTCACAGAGGCCTCAACAGTGAAGCTCATTGGGATGAATTGCGCTTTGATGAAGCAGTACATCAAATTCCTGGCAGACAGACTTATgctggagctgggttttagcaaGGTTTTCCGAGTAGAAAATCCATTTGACTTTATGGAGAATATTTCACTGGAAGGGAAGACTAACTTCTTTGAGAAGAGAGTAGGCGAGTATCAGAAGATGGGAGTGCTGTCCAGTCCGACAGAGAATTCCTTTACCTTGGATGCTGACTTCTAAGTGAACTGAAGATGCGCTCttattttgctgatttttctttttcgcttctcatcaaaagagaaaaaaatcagctcCTTGAACTGTATTAACCAGCTACACCATAAATTGCCCATAATGTTCATTATGTTCATTAATGTTCATTAATGGcatctttaaaatgttcattaatgTTCATTAATGGCATCTTTAAAGCTGTGTAGCTACCTCAAAATCAATCCTGTTAATGCTAGTGGGGTCACCTAGATTGAAAGCGTTGACAAAAGCTACTCGGATTCTTACGAAAGATCTTGTCCATGTTTGGCTTTTGCAAGCAGGCTGGCTGTACATGACTTCCCCCTGGCTCTTAACAGCACCTTCCTTGGCCTCGAAGTGTGGGGAGTCAAGCGAGTTTGATCCAGCAGGATTAAACAGTTACTACCACAAAGCAGTAGGAAGACATCAGACTCACTGCTTcagattttaaagtttacttatGATTTGTATATAAAACTGGCACTttacacacaaataaacatagTTTGTACTGTCAGAGTGAAGGCTTGATTTAACCTAAATTTGTTGGTTTCTACACCAAATACAAAAGTATTCTATTTACTACTAATGGGAGCCAATTCAAGATTTACTAGGTGATCAACATAGGTTAAGCCTGTGTAAACTAAGggtgttatttttattctttattttctttgatgaatTGAAGAGCTTTTAAACTCAATCCTGTGCACACTTAGGTATCAGTATCAGCCAGGTGGTGCCACACAGAACACAGGCTGGTTTTGTGTTCTGTAGCCCACGTCGAGTATTGCGGGATAAGAGATGTGGAGAAAGGAGACTCTTAACTTAGGTCATTAGGAACTGAAGTGTGATCCGGACTCACTGTGGGTAACCTGGGAGTGCATGAGGGGCGGTAtcatttaatttctcaaattGTATGTTCCCCAACCTCAAGTTAGTATGAAAGATCCTTGAAGAGCCTTCTTAGCTGGGATCCAAGATATTAACTTTGTAAATTGGTTTTCAAATCATCCTTGAATGAAAGGACCCACGTAAGATCTTTCTCCTATTAAGTGGTACAACCAGGACTGAAACTGCTTCTCCTAAAAGTTGAGTGTTTATTctgattttgtttaatttgtgTGTAAGTAGGTACTGGTGACTTAACCATTTGTACTTTAAAGTTAGAAAGTTGTTCTACTATATGTTTTTCTATATTATATCTGCACATACTTTGAAATAATTACCCAGTATTATTTTGCAGTTCATAATTGATTGAGTAGATATTGCTCAGTGCAATTACTCCTAGGATTTGCCTAAATGTGATCCTCATCTGCTGGATTCTTAAACTTCAGTAGAAAGCTAGTGTTATGTGAATAATTAATACATGTTCCACTCAAATATTAATTTCAGAAGAAAGTACaaacttaatagatatatttaATAGGGCTAGTTTGAATCAATCCACCTTTAtgttccctcccccccccccaaaaaaagatgttACATGGAAGGTAATGCACGACACACACCGATTCTTTGGCCATGTTTGTTAACACATCGTGTTGTGTGTTGGCTGACCACTGGCCTGTTCTACTgtcagttttcttcatttattgtaTTAATATAAATGGTAAAATAGTCACTTAAAAAACTTCTGTAATATGGGACCCTCTTCtaccttttaaattattgttataaAGTTAATCCAGATTATATGGTCCTTACACTTGTGCGACACAAAAGTAAACACTTTGCCTGGTGTTGCCAGGTACAGGTGGCAGTTGGAAGCAGATTTTAGGATTCTACCTCCCATTAGCTGTGTGATGCAAACATTAGCTTCTGCCAACTAGGATTCGgttttttaatctgttaaaaggaaacagattttgtCTAAATCATTTCAAAGTCCTAATACTGAGTACTGCAAAAGTGATCAATGATTTAAATAAAACCGTTCTCAtgtcaaaaaaaagaacaacaacaaaaaagcacagAGGGATTCTCCCTCTGAAAATTCTGTCTTCAGTGGAAACTTTATACTAAATGATTTTGTGGGTGAAAACTTCGGTTTCACCAGACACATGCTAATGAAACCTTTGGAATACAGGCATAGAGAACATACAGAAAGCAGGCTGTGAATTTCCAGAAAGGAATGCTGGGAGCTTTTTGAGTGATGGGGAGGGATGACTTGTGGGAAAATTGTGACAACTAAGAAGTTTCTGTGGTGTGATTCACATAAATTTGACTTCTGAATACAGATTAAGTCTCATTGGAAATTTCTGTGCAGGAGGTTAAAGTGGAACTTTGCTGATCAATACATATGACCCAAGGGCAATATTTGTTCCTTTAAATATCCTTGGATCTATTTGGTCTTTCTTGCCCTAAACTTTGATTGGACCAAGTACCTGGGGAACAGGGGTGAGGGGGCTGAACTGGCCTCACTAGACACTGAGTCACCACTCCTCCTTTTATGTCAGCTTACTTGAGCGATTCTTTTAACTTTGGACGGTGTAAAGATTATTCAGAGTCCTTTTAAATCTTGACAGGGCAGAGGAGTGCAAACACCATTTTGCTTGAGTAACTAATATATATGGCTGGACAcatgaaacaattaaaatattaaatagctaAACAATTTTCTGGGGACATCTTGAGGGTTCCTCAACAAGTAACTGTGAAGCAAAGCGGTCTGTGTTATGAGGATAATGGCTCTCAGTTTGTAGGGTTCAACAgcatcacctggagagcttgctGATACACAGATCGGTCATCGCCAGGCCCACCTCCACGCCCAGAGTCTCTGATTCTCtacagctgggggtggggcttcagaatttgcatttctaacaagttcccagacgAGGCTGATGCTGCCAGGCCAGGGATCCCATTTCAAGAACCACTGGTGGAGGAAAATATCCAGCACAGGTGGAACTCTGAAGGAAACACCATTTCTAGTTTCAAGGGAGAAGAGAAGTATATGGTGGAGGTGATGATGCCgtaactgggatttgaacctgtgtTCTTTGTCATTTAACCCATCACCTTCAGGGACAATCAAGGGGGGGATTGGGGGAGGAAAGGGGTAAGGAAGTTCAAGAGCGTTTGTTGGAAAAGGTTTTCCCAGTTGTTAGTGAGAAGGCAAAGACTGAAGATACATTGCTAGTTTCCACTGGTAAGGTAGGAGAACTCGACtgaatgtaatttttcttattttcttaaaatctctgTCAGCTATATCGTAACAGCTCTTAAACAGAATCTCTTAGAAGAATATGTGCAAGTTTTAGGGTATCGGGCAGATGACTAGAAAAGTCATCCCATCAAATGAGTAACTCCAATCACCAACCAAGTCCCAGATAAGAGCTTGTCAGGGAGGCCAATGGCCAGTCCTGGCTGGATGACACAGGAAAGATGGGTGGTACGATCCCTGGCGCCGTGTGAGGGGATGGCTGAGAGGAAAACCAGGGCCCTGCATGCACGTCgatcttccctcccctctcaggAACTCTGAGACACCcaccatctctgccttcatctcttCATCTTCGTCAAATCACACTTCCCCAGTTTACTCAGGCGTGTGGCCCTGTCTCCTTCCATTCTGCTCAAATTTCCCTCCacacttccctttctcttcttggcttgttCTCAATCCACTGATTTTTTCCCTCCGGCTGCCAACTGTGAACACGTCCCCACCCACTCTATCAAGGATGTGCTTTTTCAGAAATGGCATCCAGTTGGAGGCGATGCAGCGTGCCCTGGGTGGCTTTTCTCATTCACAGGCTGGGATCACACTTACTGGACAGCACGAATTTATCATACAGTGAAGCATCTCCCAACCTATGCCCCAAGCATATTGAACAATAACCAAGAGGAATTTGCAGATGCCCGTATAAGGatacagggagggagggggaggggactgaCTGACCTTCCTTCTCCACATTCACATGTTTACAACCTTCCTTTGAAGGAGAAAATGCTAATGTTCTCTGGAGACCGGTAACAGGCACATATTAAGATCtgacatagggaatcctaaataGTCCAGCCTCTTATCCAGAAGCACCCCGCTCCCCTTACCTCATCAAGACACCTCTCATACTGTTccctttgattttcattttccaaagcCAACGCTGAATTCTCTGCCTGCagtaaagatacaaa
This Balaenoptera musculus isolate JJ_BM4_2016_0621 chromosome 7, mBalMus1.pri.v3, whole genome shotgun sequence DNA region includes the following protein-coding sequences:
- the LOC118897756 gene encoding LOW QUALITY PROTEIN: ribonucleoside-diphosphate reductase subunit M2-like (The sequence of the model RefSeq protein was modified relative to this genomic sequence to represent the inferred CDS: substituted 1 base at 1 genomic stop codon) gives rise to the protein MHQQNDCLELVPATSNRSPLWQQLTFAIKNGGPRTRKQPHLASRDPHTAPPGVPPATVAGLQQHLLQLSPMKGLRLADKEDTPSSHSGTRVLASKTARRTCQEPGEPNPKLSAPSAEDEPLLKENPRRSMCNPRRSVIFPIEYRDVWQMCKKAEASFWTAEEVDLSKDIQHREALKPEERHFTSHVLPFSAASDGVVNENLVERLSQEAQMTEARYFYGFQIAMENIHSEMYSLLNDTYIKESKEREFLFNAIETMPCIKKKADWALRWIEDKEATCGERVVAFAAVEGIFFSGSFASIFWLKKXGLMPSLTFSNELISRDEGLHCDFACLMFKHLLHKPSEQRVKEIIVSAVRLEQELLTEASTVKLIGMNCALMKQYIKFLADRLMLELGFSKVFRVENPFDFMENISLEGKTNFFEKRVGEYQKMGVLSSPTENSFTLDADF